From one Candidatus Dormiibacterota bacterium genomic stretch:
- a CDS encoding type IV toxin-antitoxin system AbiEi family antitoxin domain-containing protein, whose product MRERQQHTRVRGVFRRAGGVLRTTEALRAGVHPRDLYALRDAGVLERVSRGIHRLADLPPLADPDLFTVTARIPKAVIALVSALHYQGLTTEIPHEVSIALPQGTSRPRLDWPPLRVYWFSGAMFTSGIESHGRDGIRLRVYEPAKTVADCFRFRNRLGIDVALEALRTGLATRKLTPAAVLRAARLCRVERIVLPYLEAMQ is encoded by the coding sequence ATGCGTGAGCGCCAGCAGCACACGAGAGTACGCGGTGTCTTCCGTCGCGCCGGAGGCGTCCTCCGCACGACGGAGGCCCTCCGCGCCGGCGTCCATCCTCGCGATCTGTATGCCCTTCGCGACGCCGGTGTCCTCGAACGCGTCAGCCGCGGGATCCACCGCCTGGCCGATCTGCCGCCGCTCGCCGACCCGGATCTCTTCACGGTCACCGCGCGCATCCCGAAGGCCGTGATCGCCCTCGTATCGGCGCTGCATTATCAGGGGCTCACGACCGAAATCCCCCACGAAGTGAGCATCGCCCTTCCGCAGGGGACCTCGCGCCCGCGTCTCGACTGGCCGCCGCTACGCGTCTACTGGTTCTCCGGCGCGATGTTCACTTCGGGCATCGAGAGCCACGGCCGGGACGGCATTCGTCTGCGGGTCTATGAGCCGGCGAAGACGGTGGCCGACTGTTTCCGGTTCCGCAACCGCCTCGGCATCGATGTCGCGCTCGAGGCGCTGCGCACCGGCCTCGCCACGCGGAAGCTGACGCCGGCCGCGGTCCTGCGCGCGGCGCGGCTCTGCCGCGTGGAGCGCATCGTCCTGCCCTACCTGGAGGCGATGCAATGA
- the purS gene encoding phosphoribosylformylglycinamidine synthase subunit PurS, whose amino-acid sequence MKARVFVTLKRGVLDPQGKTVCASLHQLGYREVTDVRVGKYMDVTLGGLPRREAEQRLKLMCEKLLANTVIEDYRFEIYEE is encoded by the coding sequence TTGAAGGCTCGCGTCTTCGTCACCCTCAAGCGGGGCGTGCTCGATCCCCAGGGCAAGACGGTCTGCGCGTCGCTGCACCAGCTGGGATACCGGGAAGTCACCGACGTGCGGGTCGGCAAGTACATGGACGTCACGCTCGGAGGGCTGCCGCGCCGGGAGGCGGAGCAGCGCCTCAAACTGATGTGCGAAAAGCTCCTTGCGAACACCGTGATCGAGGACTATCGCTTCGAAATCTATGAGGAGTGA
- the purQ gene encoding phosphoribosylformylglycinamidine synthase subunit PurQ, protein MKFGIVVFPGSNCDHDVYHVAKHVLGHEAAFLWHKDTTFAGVDCVVLPGGFAHGDYLRTGAIARFSPIMKAVEAFAGRGGLVFGICNGFQVLTEAGLLPGALMRNAGLKYICRDVHLRVERQDTAYTSRIKQGTILRIPVGHGEGCYFAPEEVLKELEEKRQVVFRYCDEGGQVTAGSNPNGSLRAIAGICNARGNVLGMMPHPDRCAEDVLGNAQGRRIFDSIVYAWELARRNRI, encoded by the coding sequence GTGAAGTTCGGCATCGTCGTCTTCCCGGGCTCCAATTGCGACCACGATGTGTACCACGTGGCCAAGCACGTCCTCGGCCACGAGGCGGCCTTCCTGTGGCACAAGGACACCACCTTCGCTGGCGTGGACTGCGTCGTGCTGCCGGGCGGGTTCGCCCACGGCGATTATCTCAGGACCGGTGCCATCGCGCGGTTCTCGCCGATCATGAAGGCGGTGGAGGCGTTCGCCGGGCGCGGCGGGCTCGTGTTCGGCATCTGCAACGGTTTCCAGGTGCTGACCGAGGCCGGTCTCCTGCCGGGGGCGCTGATGCGCAACGCCGGCCTGAAATACATCTGCCGGGACGTGCATCTGCGGGTCGAGCGCCAGGACACCGCCTACACCTCGCGCATCAAGCAGGGGACGATCCTCAGGATCCCGGTGGGCCACGGCGAGGGGTGCTACTTCGCGCCGGAGGAGGTCCTGAAGGAGCTGGAGGAGAAGCGGCAGGTGGTGTTCCGCTACTGCGACGAGGGCGGGCAGGTGACGGCGGGCTCCAACCCGAACGGGTCCCTGCGCGCCATCGCGGGGATCTGCAATGCCAGGGGGAACGTGCTCGGGATGATGCCCCATCCCGATCGCTGCGCCGAGGACGTCCTGGGGAACGCCCAGGGACGGCGCATCTTCGATTCGATCGTCTACGCCTGGGAGCTGGCGCGCCGCAACCGGATCTAG
- a CDS encoding SEC-C metal-binding domain-containing protein produces the protein MVLKALKKLIQGGPRVDYSNVGRNDPCPCKSGEKFKNCCIDKAEKKARADRDAKLFGSNKG, from the coding sequence ATGGTGCTGAAGGCTCTGAAGAAGCTGATCCAGGGCGGACCGCGCGTCGACTACTCGAACGTGGGCCGGAACGATCCGTGTCCCTGCAAGAGCGGCGAGAAGTTCAAGAACTGCTGCATCGACAAGGCCGAGAAGAAGGCGCGGGCGGACCGCGACGCCAAGCTGTTCGGCTCGAACAAGGGGTGA